The window AATATGTGTTCACCATTCTTATAATGctacataaaattatatgattATGACAGGTTATGGATCTGTGGGTTGCCTCCAATAACAAAGCTCGGTTGTTTTTTGAGGGTCAGGGTTACAGGGTCCTGGAGACAGACACGGGCTGCTGCTGCGGACTCTGGTGTATGACGGGAGTTTGGGTCAGTCCACTTCTACTTTAGGGATACTTTTATAGAAGTTTTCTATAAtctgttttatcattttattcagatGGAAGATGCTTGAACTTAGGCCATATATCTATAGAGATCAATTTAAGCGATGTAGCCATCTTTAGAGCTTGAATTTGTCCGACCTgtgaaaaattaatgaagtaaAAATGTCTAAAGATTTCTAACTATATGTATTGAAATAATACATTGTTTATTTCTATAGCAATAATTCTAATAGTAATACAAAttacaatcaataaaaaaatttttatgtaaataaatttgtaaatttaaatggttttattttatcatttcagaGACTTAATCGAATGGAAAAGAAACTGAGCTGACATAGTGCTTAAAGTTTATAAgctaaaatgaataattatgtgaAATTTGACTTGATATGTTGTTTTACATGCTTCAGGATATTTGacatttgataagtttaatatGTGAGCGTTCACATTTGTCACaaacaattatatatgtatatatgaattatatatGTATTCCTAGTTGGTGTGTAATTATAAATCATTTCAtccattatattatattaatttttatcagagtaaaacaacaaaaagcaATGTCACAATTTATAGAGTATTAAATGTTGAAAGATTTTTGCTCTTCCtctcttaaatatttttcttgatatgCTCGCGATTCtctcttgttatttttgttgatgTGCTTTACATTATTTCAACATGCACCTCGTTTTTCAATGGTCTGCTATGATAAAATAAACAGTTGAAGTTAAAGACATTCTGTGGAAGATAATATGAACTTGAATTGTATAATGTTGACTTGTTTACtaagatttgaaataaaaaaaaataaagacttgttttaaaacataagGGAATAAATGAAATCACAATGCTAAGTGATAGCAGGCAATCAAATACTCGAAtcagaatatttttcaaatacatgtagctgtaaTGGAAGGGAAGATGGACTCTATTAAATTTATCTAGATAAAGGTCCTACAGGATATGGAAGACCTGGTGACTCCTTTTTATGAGAGTAACTGTAAATTTGTAGCTCGAAATCCTTGAAACCATTTCATACAGTGGTTTTTCAGCCAAATATTGTATAGTAGACTTTGGTCATGGTGTTGGCATAGGATTGGAAGACCGAcatcatattaatttttgttgttggtagtttcaaaatttgaaaccaATGAAACGAACGAGGAACAATCAGTTACTCGATCCCTTTCACCACaagattttatctttattatgaATATGAGATTTAGATATTTAACAACTGTTATTCAATTTGATTCGTATGTATATTTGATAACCAAGTACATTCCTTTATACATAAACACTCAGTCACCAGGCAGGTGATTGGAATATACAGTCAAGTGAAAAGTGCAGAAATATACTACCTCATTTATTCATGTtcgaattttaacatttaattggTACTATTGGATCCATTTAAAgttgttgtttattttgtacACAACTATGCATTTACATTacagatatttaaaatattaaacaaatgtgGGATTTAACGGAGAGTTGAAAAGCTTAAAACTGTCTGATGTTCATTCTTTGTCCCAAAATCGGAGGTCTTGCAAATGTTGATATTCTGGCTTAAGAAAATCGCCAAATATACATGCACGCACAAGACCGTCTGCTGCGGAATAGGGATCAAGTTCTGAGGAGGGACGTCTGTCTTCAAAGTACCCATAGCCATTTTCGTGCACTAACGGCGGAATCCGTACTGATGTTAGTCTTTTATTAGCTACATCAAAGACGAATTCATTAAAGCGTGGATGGAATTTGAAAGCAGTGTCTTGCAGTCTGATGCTATTTGTGGACTCCTTTGTCGGGTCATAATAACCCAAGAGAGGCTCCTCGCTCGATTTAGATAGTATATCGATTGCATGTCTAATAAAtctgaaatgtaaaaaaaataaaataaaatgctcATGGGTTTTTTAATAACCCACAAAATAAACTGCAATTAAAAAGAGAGTCTAAACCGATCTTTTTTTCTTGTTGCACTCTGTGTCTAACTACATTAGAAAACTTGATATATATCTCGGGGAAAACTTACTCCATTCCGCCCTTTTGTCTCATTCTAGAGGTACTGAAGTTTATATGACCGGATGACATAAATGCCTCTCCTGGTACAGGTATCGGTGAAAACGTTACCCTCAAGCCATACATTTCTGCCAGTCTGTACAGTATATACCTCGCCACATAAAGGTGGTCACCAATGGTCACACCCTCACAAGGGCCAATTTGAAATTCCCACTGAAACATGTTATCGTTATTTTCTGTAAGTTTACGTCTTGCgcgtaaaacaaaatacgaCAATTTACAATACCATTTCTAAAGACATGCAAACCGAAGAAGAAAAGAACAAGTGAGCACATAGAGTCATACTTGTGAAGGGCCATTTTCTCGATCCCGGCCGCCTATTTTAACGCCTGCATAGAGACAAGCTACCAGATGTCTGCTTGACAACTCTCGCTCAACGCCTACATTCTTAGCATGATGAGGACCGATAGCCGAGTACACAACTGTAAGCCCGAGAATAACATCAATTAATTTAAGATTAACTTGACCTCGTACAAATATACTATATTTTTTCAAGAATCTTATTCactaataaacaaattaaaatgctCATTGAGAAAATTGACAGATatgaaaagttttataaatgGACTTTGCCTAACTCGGAATGTTGTGATGTCAGGTCTTTTCTTCTTGCAGTTTAAAACCTCTGCCTTACAGATATCAATagtaactttaaaaaaacatgataaCATTGCAATGCTATTGCAATCAGGTAAAATTCAATACAGTAAAGCTTACGGACATCATATCACACGCTGTCTGCAGCAGACAGCGGTTTTAATGGGATAAAGACGCTTTTTACCGagtttattaggaatatttGAGTGTGAACGTGTTTTTAACAACATCAGTGACATTGTGTGGGAGGATTTGCGTAACTTTTGAACTTTTGtcaagtaagttgttttttgacattgtttacaaatcgtgtcctactttcgattcttcccatgtgtattttatatatatatatatatatatatatatatatatatatatatatatatatatatatatatatatatatatatatatatatatatatatatatatatatatatatatatagatatatatatatatatatatcacagagtgtagagcggatacgatgcccctgtgcaTTGTATGTACACTGATGCAGGCTTGTCTCTTCGTCTACGGCATTTTATATAGGCAATTGAATTTTGAGTATAAACGAGTTACAAAGCATGAAATTCTTAACTATGTAATTCttaacaaagcgtttgtttacattttgaaccttgaaatttcagttttaaacctaaaacgaatgtattAAACGTTGGGAACTGTtaatctatgcttaaaataactaaaatgatAGACATATAAgctgtaaaaagattttttactggtatattgaacctatgtaaacaaacagagggcacaagccttgtttacatgacaaagaattgtgaaccctgtatctttcttataactctaaaatgactctcaaattttatttgatcattcgaaatgcatttctaaagcattgtaaataataaaaacataaatatagaatttgttgaaaatcgtgaccatgcccctttaaaatcataaaacagAGTCGTGTTCGATGAAATATAAGCAATTAGTTTTTTGTACAGATCCTGATTATATAAATTTGCTCTATCAGAGCCTCTAAATAGTTTTCCCAACAAAAATGTATCTAAACGAAAGTTtgtaaactattattttttCCTCACTGAAGTAGCAAATTACTTTTTTACACCAAGAACTCCCGACATGAAAGTGGCTCATATTGCTTTTAAATTAATGTGCACCGCTGCTCAACTGATCGCCTAAAATCGGACTCTCTCAGGTCAATCAAAAATTCAAAGCATTGCATTCAAGAACGATATATATcttctggtaaaaaaaaaataaaaaaggtgtattatacAAATGAAGCTCGGCAAAAGTATTTTGTATTCATAAACTactgaaaaatatcaataaaaattttacGCAGTGTTTTATAGTCGTAGTTATGAGGAGAATAGCTGACTGGTTTGTCTGCGTCGTCAATCACACAGTACTCCTGTTCTATGCCGAACCATGGGTCGTGAGCCTGATGTGGTCGGTATCCTGTTTTGGCATCATATTTCAGTCGATTCATCGTCTCATTGCAACGAAACCGTGAATTCATTTCTGCAATAGATAGTATATCTTGTTTATAGAATATAATAAGTCTTTATAATATAGAATTAATTGTCATTGCAATGAAACAGCAACATACAATGTCATGTATGCTCTTGGttgtcattgattttaaaaatcatgttttaccaaattcataaattttaataaaaaagtatCACTCTATTCTCGTTTCCTATtacacagatacatgtatattctgtgGTATATTCTGAGAAGAATAATATCAAACAACATCATTGTTCACgtgttaaaataatatatttatgcatCACAATTAACCATGATTACCCGCAGGCTCGTCTTTTGAACGCCAGACATCACAGAAAACAATCTTGTTGGGACTTTTGAAGAACGGGTTTTCAAACATAGCCACtggttttaaaatcatttcacaGAAATCATTCCCTTCAAGATCTTTAACCATGGATGTATACCAAAGTGGACAATCTGGAAAGAAGAAAACTCTTATCTATTAACTTCAAGCTTTCAACTTCATTGACATTGTAAAAAAGTATGTTTAATTATTCAATTCTTTAGGTCATTGAACTCCTCCCCAAGTCTCTGCTTCCACCACTCAATATATCGATAATTATAAAGACATTAGAAACCCAATTACATCTATCactggaattaaaaaaatccccCACGATTATATGTTCTAAAACGCCCCTCTACCTCATTAGGTCTCAGTGcacaacaaaaatgaaaagtatacggggattttgcattgcaaactaTGTGAAGGACCCAGGATGGTGATTGCGTtaacaaaaattgtgaaatgtgTCCCCAGTACTTTggaatggagaaaaaatgtaaacatttaccatttcgatttttgttgttgtgaaATTCTCGGGGTATATACAGATGATGT is drawn from Crassostrea angulata isolate pt1a10 chromosome 5, ASM2561291v2, whole genome shotgun sequence and contains these coding sequences:
- the LOC128185891 gene encoding glutamine synthetase-like, with the protein product MAVTSVNPWTSDCSIKTNKVILEYVFVNHNRCDLMNKTKVADTEPKCIEDCPLWYTSMVKDLEGNDFCEMILKPVAMFENPFFKSPNKIVFCDVWRSKDEPAEMNSRFRCNETMNRLKYDAKTGYRPHQAHDPWFGIEQEYCVIDDADKPVSYSPHNYDYKTLLVYSAIGPHHAKNVGVERELSSRHLVACLYAGVKIGGRDRENGPSQWEFQIGPCEGVTIGDHLYVARYILYRLAEMYGLRVTFSPIPVPGEAFMSSGHINFSTSRMRQKGGMEFIRHAIDILSKSSEEPLLGYYDPTKESTNSIRLQDTAFKFHPRFNEFVFDVANKRLTSVRIPPLVHENGYGYFEDRRPSSELDPYSAADGLVRACIFGDFLKPEYQHLQDLRFWDKE